Proteins encoded within one genomic window of Rhododendron vialii isolate Sample 1 chromosome 1a, ASM3025357v1:
- the LOC131323002 gene encoding monothiol glutaredoxin-S1-like, which translates to MAVMDLVGQRPLVIFSKSNCCICYSVTQLFYGFGANPVIYELDQLQNGKQLERELVALGRQPSVPAVFIGGKLVGGSNEIMSLQVRGELKSELLRARAIHLWN; encoded by the coding sequence ATGGCGGTGATGGATTTGGTTGGTCAAAGGCCCCTGGTGATCTTCAGCAAAAGCAATTGTTGCATCTGCTACTCCGTTACGCAACTGTTCTACGGTTTCGGTGCAAATCCTGTGATTTACGAGCTTGACCAGCTTCAAAACGGGAAGCAACTGGAGAGGGAGCTGGTGGCATTGGGGCGGCAGCCGAGTGTACCGGCCGTGTTCATAGGGGGTAAGTTGGTTGGTGGTTCAAATGAGATCATGAGCCTCCAAGTCAGGGGGGAGCTGAAGAGCGAACTCTTGAGGGCCAGGGCTATTCATCTCTGGAATTAA
- the LOC131323011 gene encoding uncharacterized protein LOC131323011 isoform X2, whose amino-acid sequence MAVSFTRLGNSLPFSRLFRQLEQEMETVIAVLQPGPLGIVEHKFSSEEMREANATVKRAVENWRRNANLEARVE is encoded by the exons ATGGCGGTATCCTTTACGCGGCTCGGCAATTCGTTACCCTTCTCCAGGCTCTTCAG GCAGCTAGAACAGGAGATGGAAACAGTGATTGCCGTACTGCAGCCTGGACCTTTGGGAATTGTGGAGCACAAGTTCTCTTCTGAAGAGATGCGTGAGGCAAATGCCACCGTTAAGAGAGCAGTAGAGAATTGGCGAAGGAATGCAAACTTAGAGGCTAGAGTAGAGTAG
- the LOC131323011 gene encoding uncharacterized protein LOC131323011 isoform X1, with protein MAVSFTRLGNSLPFSRLFRYLHSSDDILDRQLEQEMETVIAVLQPGPLGIVEHKFSSEEMREANATVKRAVENWRRNANLEARVE; from the exons ATGGCGGTATCCTTTACGCGGCTCGGCAATTCGTTACCCTTCTCCAGGCTCTTCAG GTACTTGCATAGTTCTGATGACATTTTGGATAG GCAGCTAGAACAGGAGATGGAAACAGTGATTGCCGTACTGCAGCCTGGACCTTTGGGAATTGTGGAGCACAAGTTCTCTTCTGAAGAGATGCGTGAGGCAAATGCCACCGTTAAGAGAGCAGTAGAGAATTGGCGAAGGAATGCAAACTTAGAGGCTAGAGTAGAGTAG
- the LOC131325195 gene encoding peroxisomal ATPase PEX6 isoform X1, with protein sequence MVERRKPLVLSSTKALINSVLSSSRPQEIHEIDRSSGDEGSPSVLLQAGVLRLSKDGKETGESKVDSLDDSALVGLPTSVLKKLSITSGSLIVVKNVDTDIQRIGQAFVLDPPLNQEHFCENKLPISRSPQAMLAFPSYNYPPSQLVPLDREASYVSPLLAFNLGLHVSCFKYLVHQGKETLASLFEVKVDEETNGKGSETSAISLRLKPYGELPRYASHLRISFVKIPECGTLESLRGTSSIVAEDRQEMIDMALHKYFEKDRYLTRGDVFCLYINWSCKSAMCISCSRKMQIGSDDIIYFKVMAMEPSDELILRVNRTKTALVLGGSVPSPVPPDLLISRSKGSVPLQGDIVKNLASILTPALCPSALSSKFRVSVLLHGLPGCGKRTVVKYVASRLGLHVVEYSCHTLMASSERKKSPALAEAFRTARRYSPAILLLRHFNVFRDLVSQMGSPSEQVGTNTEVASVIREFTEPVMEDEDTYCEQNSESDSQVKGTETVSRHPLLLVAAADNSEGLPPTIRRCFTHEIAVGPLTEEQRVAMLAQSLHHVSGLLPNASSEDLIKDIAGQTSGFMPRDMCALIADVGASLIPRHNIQSEQDEPSTLCEKKSLVLKPERDNKPCDNPSGVLCKEDLAKALERSKKRNASALGTPKVPNVKWEDVGGLEEVKKSILDTVQLPLLHKDLFSSGLRKRSGVLLYGPPGTGKTLLAKAVATECSLNFLSVKGPELINMYIGESEKNVRDIFQKARSARPCVIFFDELDSLAPARGASGDSGGVMDRVVSQMLAEIDGLNDSTQVSHTTLDLFIIGASNRPDLIDPALLRPGRFDKLLYVGVNSDPSYRERVLKALTRKFQLREDVSLYSIAKKCPPNFTGADMYALCADAWFHAAKRKVLDPCLDSASADDQTDSVIVEYDDFVKVLGELSPSLSLAELKKYDSLRDQFEGGSR encoded by the exons ATGGTTGAGAGAAGGAAGCCACTGGTGTTATCCTCAACCAAGGCTCTCATCAATTCGGTACTGAGTTCGTCAAGACCACAAGAAATCCATGAAATTGATCGGAGCTCAGGCGATGAAGGCTCGCCGAGCGTACTGTTACAGGCGGGAGTTCTCCGATTGTCGAAAGACGGAAAGGAAACTGGGGAGTCCAAAGTAGATTCTCTTGATGACTCTGCGTTGGTTGGGCTTCCGACATCTGTGCTCAAGAAACTATCCATCACTTCAGGCTCACTG ATAGTTGTGAAGAATGTTGATACAGACATACAGAGAATCGGCCAAGCTTTCGTTTTAGATCCTCCATTAAACCAAGAACATTTTTGTGAGAACAAATTGCCCATATCCCGATCTCCTCAAGCAATGCTTGCCTTTCCTTCGTATAACTATCCCCCATCCCAACTAGTTCCATTGGACAGAGAAGCTTCCTATGTATCTCCTCTACTGGCATTTAACCTTGGCTTGCATGTATCATGCTTCAAGTATCTCGTTCACCAAGGTAAAGAGACTTTGGCGTCTCTTTTTGAAGTTAAAGTGGATGAAGAAACAAATGGGAAGGGAAGTGAGACGTCTGCTATCAGTTTAAGACTCAAACCTTATGGTGAATTGCCAAGATATGCTTCACATTTGAGGATTTCCTTTGTGAAGATACCTGAATGTGGTACCCTTGAATCTCTTAGAGGAACTTCATCTATTGTGGCTGAAGATCGTCAAGAGATGATTGATATGGCATTGCACAAGTACTTTGAAAAGGATAGATATCTAACCAGAGGTGATGTTTTCTGTCTCTACATCAATTGGAGTTGCAAGTCCGCTATGTGTATTTCTTGCAGCCGAAAGATGCAAATAGGCAGTGATGACATAATATACTTCAAG GTCATGGCTATGGAGCCATCTGACGAACTGATTCTTAGAGTCAATCGGACCAAAACAGCACTCGTTCTTGGAGGGAGTGTTCCTTCTCCTGTTCCTCCGGATCTGTTAATTTCTAGATCAAAAGGTTCTGTGCCTTTACAGGGGGATATCGTCAAGAATTTGGCCTCCATCCTCACGCCAGCTCTATGTCCATCTGCACTCTCATCAAAGTTCAGAGTTTCTGTCCTGTTGCATGGTTTGCCTG GGTGTGGCAAAAGGACAGTGGTTAAATATGTTGCTAGCAGATTGGGCCTTCATGTAGTGGAATATAGTTGCCATACTCTAATGGCATCCTCCGAAAGAAAGAAATCTCCCGCATTAGCAGAAGCTTTCAGAACAGCTCGCAG ATACTCTCCAGCAATTCTTCTTCTCCGCCATTTTAATGTCTTCCGGGATCTGGTTTCTCAAATGGGTTCACCCAGTGAACAAGTTGGTACAAATACTGAAGTTGCATCTGTCATTAGGGAATTTACGGAGCCAGTTATGGAAGATGAAGATACTTATTGTGAGCAGAATTCAGAAAGTGATTCT CAAGTGAAGGGAACTGAAACAGTAAGCAGGCATCCTCTGCTGTTAGTTGCAGCTGCTGACAATTCTGAAGGTCTGCCACCAACTATTAGGCGATGCTTCACCCATGAGATTGCTGTGGGACCTTTGACTGAAGAACAAAGGGTTGCAATGCTAGCTCAGTCGCTTCATCATGTTTCTGGGTTGCTTCCAAAT GCTTCTTCGGAGGATCTTATTAAGGACATAGCCGGACAAACATCTGGGTTTATGCCTAGGGATATGTGTGCTCTAATCGCTGATGTTGGTGCAAGTTTAATTCCGAGGCATAACATTCAATCTGAACAAGATGAGCCCAGTACATTGTGTGAGAAAAAATCTTTGGTGCTCAAACCCGAGCGGGATAATAAGCCATGTGATAATCCATCTGGGGTTCTGTGTAAAGAAGACTTGGCCAAAGCTTTGGAGAGGTCAAAGAAGAGGAACGCATCAGCGTTGGGAACTCCAAAG GTTCCTAATGTAAAATGGGAGGATGTTGGTGGCCTTGAGGAAGTTAAGAAATCAATTCTGGATACTGTTCAG CTACCTCTTCTGCACAAGGATCTGTTTTCATCTGGATTGCGCAAACGCTCTGGTGTTCTTCTTTATGGCCCGCCTGGTACAGGGAAA ACTTTATTGGCAAAAGCTGTTGCAACAGAGTGCTCTCTGAATTTCCTCAGTGTAAAAGGGCCTGAGCTGATCAATATGTACATCGGAGAATCAGAGAAAAATGTTCGCGACATTTTTCAGAAG GCCAGATCAGCACGTCCATGTGTTATCTTCTTTGATGAACTTGATTCTCTTGCTCCAGCTAGAGGTGCTTCTGGAGATTCTGGGGGTGTTATGGACCGTGTTGTTTCCCAG ATGCTTGCAGAGATCGATGGCCTGAATGACTCAACACAGGTTTCTCATACTACTTTG GACTTGTTTATAATTGGAGCAAGCAACAGACCAGATCTTATTGATCCAGCACTTCTACGGCCTGGCCGATTTGATAAGCTCCTTTACGTTGGAGTTAATTCTGATCCTTCATACCGGGAGCG AGTCCTTAAAGCGCTGACGAGGAAGTTTCAATTGCGTGAAGATGTATCCCTTTACTCTATAGCAAAGAAATGCCCCCCAAACTTTACAGGTGCAGATATGTATGCCCTGTGTGCAGATGCATGGTTTCATGCTGCAAAGCGCAAG GTTCTAGATCCGTGTTTAGATTCAGCTAGTGCAGATGATCAAACAGACTCTGTTATTGTTGAATATGATGATTTTGTGAAG GTTTTAGGAGAGCTGTCTCCTTCACTTTCTCTAGCAGAGCTTAAGAAGTACGATTCGTTGCGAGATCAATTTGAAGGAGGCTCACGCTAG
- the LOC131325195 gene encoding peroxisomal ATPase PEX6 isoform X2, protein MVERRKPLVLSSTKALINSVLSSSRPQEIHEIDRSSGDEGSPSVLLQAGVLRLSKDGKETGESKVDSLDDSALVGLPTSVLKKLSITSGSLIVVKNVDTDIQRIGQAFVLDPPLNQEHFCENKLPISRSPQAMLAFPSYNYPPSQLVPLDREASYVSPLLAFNLGLHVSCFKYLVHQGKETLASLFEVKVDEETNGKGSETSAISLRLKPYGELPRYASHLRISFVKIPECGTLESLRGTSSIVAEDRQEMIDMALHKYFEKDRYLTRGDVFCLYINWSCKSAMCISCSRKMQIGSDDIIYFKVMAMEPSDELILRVNRTKTALVLGGSVPSPVPPDLLISRSKGSVPLQGDIVKNLASILTPALCPSALSSKFRVSVLLHGLPGCGKRTVVKYVASRLGLHVVEYSCHTLMASSERKKSPALAEAFRTARRYSPAILLLRHFNVFRDLVSQMGSPSEQVGTNTEVASVIREFTEPVMEDEDTYCEQNSESDSQVKGTETVSRHPLLLVAAADNSEGLPPTIRRCFTHEIAVGPLTEEQRVAMLAQSLHHVSGLLPNASSEDLIKDIAGQTSGFMPRDMCALIADVGASLIPRHNIQSEQDEPSTLCEKKSLVLKPERDNKPCDNPSGVLCKEDLAKALERSKKRNASALGTPKVPNVKWEDVGGLEEVKKSILDTVQLPLLHKDLFSSGLRKRSGVLLYGPPGTGKTLLAKAVATECSLNFLSVKGPELINMYIGESEKNVRDIFQKARSARPCVIFFDELDSLAPARGASGDSGGVMDRVVSQMLAEIDGLNDSTQDLFIIGASNRPDLIDPALLRPGRFDKLLYVGVNSDPSYRERVLKALTRKFQLREDVSLYSIAKKCPPNFTGADMYALCADAWFHAAKRKVLDPCLDSASADDQTDSVIVEYDDFVKVLGELSPSLSLAELKKYDSLRDQFEGGSR, encoded by the exons ATGGTTGAGAGAAGGAAGCCACTGGTGTTATCCTCAACCAAGGCTCTCATCAATTCGGTACTGAGTTCGTCAAGACCACAAGAAATCCATGAAATTGATCGGAGCTCAGGCGATGAAGGCTCGCCGAGCGTACTGTTACAGGCGGGAGTTCTCCGATTGTCGAAAGACGGAAAGGAAACTGGGGAGTCCAAAGTAGATTCTCTTGATGACTCTGCGTTGGTTGGGCTTCCGACATCTGTGCTCAAGAAACTATCCATCACTTCAGGCTCACTG ATAGTTGTGAAGAATGTTGATACAGACATACAGAGAATCGGCCAAGCTTTCGTTTTAGATCCTCCATTAAACCAAGAACATTTTTGTGAGAACAAATTGCCCATATCCCGATCTCCTCAAGCAATGCTTGCCTTTCCTTCGTATAACTATCCCCCATCCCAACTAGTTCCATTGGACAGAGAAGCTTCCTATGTATCTCCTCTACTGGCATTTAACCTTGGCTTGCATGTATCATGCTTCAAGTATCTCGTTCACCAAGGTAAAGAGACTTTGGCGTCTCTTTTTGAAGTTAAAGTGGATGAAGAAACAAATGGGAAGGGAAGTGAGACGTCTGCTATCAGTTTAAGACTCAAACCTTATGGTGAATTGCCAAGATATGCTTCACATTTGAGGATTTCCTTTGTGAAGATACCTGAATGTGGTACCCTTGAATCTCTTAGAGGAACTTCATCTATTGTGGCTGAAGATCGTCAAGAGATGATTGATATGGCATTGCACAAGTACTTTGAAAAGGATAGATATCTAACCAGAGGTGATGTTTTCTGTCTCTACATCAATTGGAGTTGCAAGTCCGCTATGTGTATTTCTTGCAGCCGAAAGATGCAAATAGGCAGTGATGACATAATATACTTCAAG GTCATGGCTATGGAGCCATCTGACGAACTGATTCTTAGAGTCAATCGGACCAAAACAGCACTCGTTCTTGGAGGGAGTGTTCCTTCTCCTGTTCCTCCGGATCTGTTAATTTCTAGATCAAAAGGTTCTGTGCCTTTACAGGGGGATATCGTCAAGAATTTGGCCTCCATCCTCACGCCAGCTCTATGTCCATCTGCACTCTCATCAAAGTTCAGAGTTTCTGTCCTGTTGCATGGTTTGCCTG GGTGTGGCAAAAGGACAGTGGTTAAATATGTTGCTAGCAGATTGGGCCTTCATGTAGTGGAATATAGTTGCCATACTCTAATGGCATCCTCCGAAAGAAAGAAATCTCCCGCATTAGCAGAAGCTTTCAGAACAGCTCGCAG ATACTCTCCAGCAATTCTTCTTCTCCGCCATTTTAATGTCTTCCGGGATCTGGTTTCTCAAATGGGTTCACCCAGTGAACAAGTTGGTACAAATACTGAAGTTGCATCTGTCATTAGGGAATTTACGGAGCCAGTTATGGAAGATGAAGATACTTATTGTGAGCAGAATTCAGAAAGTGATTCT CAAGTGAAGGGAACTGAAACAGTAAGCAGGCATCCTCTGCTGTTAGTTGCAGCTGCTGACAATTCTGAAGGTCTGCCACCAACTATTAGGCGATGCTTCACCCATGAGATTGCTGTGGGACCTTTGACTGAAGAACAAAGGGTTGCAATGCTAGCTCAGTCGCTTCATCATGTTTCTGGGTTGCTTCCAAAT GCTTCTTCGGAGGATCTTATTAAGGACATAGCCGGACAAACATCTGGGTTTATGCCTAGGGATATGTGTGCTCTAATCGCTGATGTTGGTGCAAGTTTAATTCCGAGGCATAACATTCAATCTGAACAAGATGAGCCCAGTACATTGTGTGAGAAAAAATCTTTGGTGCTCAAACCCGAGCGGGATAATAAGCCATGTGATAATCCATCTGGGGTTCTGTGTAAAGAAGACTTGGCCAAAGCTTTGGAGAGGTCAAAGAAGAGGAACGCATCAGCGTTGGGAACTCCAAAG GTTCCTAATGTAAAATGGGAGGATGTTGGTGGCCTTGAGGAAGTTAAGAAATCAATTCTGGATACTGTTCAG CTACCTCTTCTGCACAAGGATCTGTTTTCATCTGGATTGCGCAAACGCTCTGGTGTTCTTCTTTATGGCCCGCCTGGTACAGGGAAA ACTTTATTGGCAAAAGCTGTTGCAACAGAGTGCTCTCTGAATTTCCTCAGTGTAAAAGGGCCTGAGCTGATCAATATGTACATCGGAGAATCAGAGAAAAATGTTCGCGACATTTTTCAGAAG GCCAGATCAGCACGTCCATGTGTTATCTTCTTTGATGAACTTGATTCTCTTGCTCCAGCTAGAGGTGCTTCTGGAGATTCTGGGGGTGTTATGGACCGTGTTGTTTCCCAG ATGCTTGCAGAGATCGATGGCCTGAATGACTCAACACAG GACTTGTTTATAATTGGAGCAAGCAACAGACCAGATCTTATTGATCCAGCACTTCTACGGCCTGGCCGATTTGATAAGCTCCTTTACGTTGGAGTTAATTCTGATCCTTCATACCGGGAGCG AGTCCTTAAAGCGCTGACGAGGAAGTTTCAATTGCGTGAAGATGTATCCCTTTACTCTATAGCAAAGAAATGCCCCCCAAACTTTACAGGTGCAGATATGTATGCCCTGTGTGCAGATGCATGGTTTCATGCTGCAAAGCGCAAG GTTCTAGATCCGTGTTTAGATTCAGCTAGTGCAGATGATCAAACAGACTCTGTTATTGTTGAATATGATGATTTTGTGAAG GTTTTAGGAGAGCTGTCTCCTTCACTTTCTCTAGCAGAGCTTAAGAAGTACGATTCGTTGCGAGATCAATTTGAAGGAGGCTCACGCTAG
- the LOC131325195 gene encoding peroxisomal ATPase PEX6 isoform X3 — translation MLAFPSYNYPPSQLVPLDREASYVSPLLAFNLGLHVSCFKYLVHQGKETLASLFEVKVDEETNGKGSETSAISLRLKPYGELPRYASHLRISFVKIPECGTLESLRGTSSIVAEDRQEMIDMALHKYFEKDRYLTRGDVFCLYINWSCKSAMCISCSRKMQIGSDDIIYFKVMAMEPSDELILRVNRTKTALVLGGSVPSPVPPDLLISRSKGSVPLQGDIVKNLASILTPALCPSALSSKFRVSVLLHGLPGCGKRTVVKYVASRLGLHVVEYSCHTLMASSERKKSPALAEAFRTARRYSPAILLLRHFNVFRDLVSQMGSPSEQVGTNTEVASVIREFTEPVMEDEDTYCEQNSESDSQVKGTETVSRHPLLLVAAADNSEGLPPTIRRCFTHEIAVGPLTEEQRVAMLAQSLHHVSGLLPNASSEDLIKDIAGQTSGFMPRDMCALIADVGASLIPRHNIQSEQDEPSTLCEKKSLVLKPERDNKPCDNPSGVLCKEDLAKALERSKKRNASALGTPKVPNVKWEDVGGLEEVKKSILDTVQLPLLHKDLFSSGLRKRSGVLLYGPPGTGKTLLAKAVATECSLNFLSVKGPELINMYIGESEKNVRDIFQKARSARPCVIFFDELDSLAPARGASGDSGGVMDRVVSQMLAEIDGLNDSTQVSHTTLDLFIIGASNRPDLIDPALLRPGRFDKLLYVGVNSDPSYRERVLKALTRKFQLREDVSLYSIAKKCPPNFTGADMYALCADAWFHAAKRKVLDPCLDSASADDQTDSVIVEYDDFVKVLGELSPSLSLAELKKYDSLRDQFEGGSR, via the exons ATGCTTGCCTTTCCTTCGTATAACTATCCCCCATCCCAACTAGTTCCATTGGACAGAGAAGCTTCCTATGTATCTCCTCTACTGGCATTTAACCTTGGCTTGCATGTATCATGCTTCAAGTATCTCGTTCACCAAGGTAAAGAGACTTTGGCGTCTCTTTTTGAAGTTAAAGTGGATGAAGAAACAAATGGGAAGGGAAGTGAGACGTCTGCTATCAGTTTAAGACTCAAACCTTATGGTGAATTGCCAAGATATGCTTCACATTTGAGGATTTCCTTTGTGAAGATACCTGAATGTGGTACCCTTGAATCTCTTAGAGGAACTTCATCTATTGTGGCTGAAGATCGTCAAGAGATGATTGATATGGCATTGCACAAGTACTTTGAAAAGGATAGATATCTAACCAGAGGTGATGTTTTCTGTCTCTACATCAATTGGAGTTGCAAGTCCGCTATGTGTATTTCTTGCAGCCGAAAGATGCAAATAGGCAGTGATGACATAATATACTTCAAG GTCATGGCTATGGAGCCATCTGACGAACTGATTCTTAGAGTCAATCGGACCAAAACAGCACTCGTTCTTGGAGGGAGTGTTCCTTCTCCTGTTCCTCCGGATCTGTTAATTTCTAGATCAAAAGGTTCTGTGCCTTTACAGGGGGATATCGTCAAGAATTTGGCCTCCATCCTCACGCCAGCTCTATGTCCATCTGCACTCTCATCAAAGTTCAGAGTTTCTGTCCTGTTGCATGGTTTGCCTG GGTGTGGCAAAAGGACAGTGGTTAAATATGTTGCTAGCAGATTGGGCCTTCATGTAGTGGAATATAGTTGCCATACTCTAATGGCATCCTCCGAAAGAAAGAAATCTCCCGCATTAGCAGAAGCTTTCAGAACAGCTCGCAG ATACTCTCCAGCAATTCTTCTTCTCCGCCATTTTAATGTCTTCCGGGATCTGGTTTCTCAAATGGGTTCACCCAGTGAACAAGTTGGTACAAATACTGAAGTTGCATCTGTCATTAGGGAATTTACGGAGCCAGTTATGGAAGATGAAGATACTTATTGTGAGCAGAATTCAGAAAGTGATTCT CAAGTGAAGGGAACTGAAACAGTAAGCAGGCATCCTCTGCTGTTAGTTGCAGCTGCTGACAATTCTGAAGGTCTGCCACCAACTATTAGGCGATGCTTCACCCATGAGATTGCTGTGGGACCTTTGACTGAAGAACAAAGGGTTGCAATGCTAGCTCAGTCGCTTCATCATGTTTCTGGGTTGCTTCCAAAT GCTTCTTCGGAGGATCTTATTAAGGACATAGCCGGACAAACATCTGGGTTTATGCCTAGGGATATGTGTGCTCTAATCGCTGATGTTGGTGCAAGTTTAATTCCGAGGCATAACATTCAATCTGAACAAGATGAGCCCAGTACATTGTGTGAGAAAAAATCTTTGGTGCTCAAACCCGAGCGGGATAATAAGCCATGTGATAATCCATCTGGGGTTCTGTGTAAAGAAGACTTGGCCAAAGCTTTGGAGAGGTCAAAGAAGAGGAACGCATCAGCGTTGGGAACTCCAAAG GTTCCTAATGTAAAATGGGAGGATGTTGGTGGCCTTGAGGAAGTTAAGAAATCAATTCTGGATACTGTTCAG CTACCTCTTCTGCACAAGGATCTGTTTTCATCTGGATTGCGCAAACGCTCTGGTGTTCTTCTTTATGGCCCGCCTGGTACAGGGAAA ACTTTATTGGCAAAAGCTGTTGCAACAGAGTGCTCTCTGAATTTCCTCAGTGTAAAAGGGCCTGAGCTGATCAATATGTACATCGGAGAATCAGAGAAAAATGTTCGCGACATTTTTCAGAAG GCCAGATCAGCACGTCCATGTGTTATCTTCTTTGATGAACTTGATTCTCTTGCTCCAGCTAGAGGTGCTTCTGGAGATTCTGGGGGTGTTATGGACCGTGTTGTTTCCCAG ATGCTTGCAGAGATCGATGGCCTGAATGACTCAACACAGGTTTCTCATACTACTTTG GACTTGTTTATAATTGGAGCAAGCAACAGACCAGATCTTATTGATCCAGCACTTCTACGGCCTGGCCGATTTGATAAGCTCCTTTACGTTGGAGTTAATTCTGATCCTTCATACCGGGAGCG AGTCCTTAAAGCGCTGACGAGGAAGTTTCAATTGCGTGAAGATGTATCCCTTTACTCTATAGCAAAGAAATGCCCCCCAAACTTTACAGGTGCAGATATGTATGCCCTGTGTGCAGATGCATGGTTTCATGCTGCAAAGCGCAAG GTTCTAGATCCGTGTTTAGATTCAGCTAGTGCAGATGATCAAACAGACTCTGTTATTGTTGAATATGATGATTTTGTGAAG GTTTTAGGAGAGCTGTCTCCTTCACTTTCTCTAGCAGAGCTTAAGAAGTACGATTCGTTGCGAGATCAATTTGAAGGAGGCTCACGCTAG